The following are encoded together in the Juglans microcarpa x Juglans regia isolate MS1-56 chromosome 2D, Jm3101_v1.0, whole genome shotgun sequence genome:
- the LOC121251134 gene encoding protein SIEVE ELEMENT OCCLUSION B-like isoform X4 has translation MMPTGSSQQSNVASSAQQPTRANNPLQVPFPQPNQQLGSLQQPNQQLGSLQQSTQLGPVQQPSQLGAFPQPRLTSNVFQGSLMQQPSQLGSFQPANKLGSFQPNQQLGSLQQQAGLASKFAPSSMQQLIKGDRSMITLSDDSYMVKQIQETHNPDGREVDARPLLYIVEDILNRATLPAEGIITTGTQAQIENLEDKTHPANLLVMLDALSYTIDRIASEIAYKAFSGMDAHQTTLSIFNMVSPFAWDAKLVLAVAAFALNYGEFWLLAQMYSTNNLAKSMALLRQVPSLIEHAGILKPRLDALNDLLRSIMEVSRCVVEFKELPSMYITQDVPALASAWAHVPTAVYWTIRSIVACAAQISSFASLGYEFVTSGTESWELSTLAHKLKTIRDHLKKQLEICYQYIEEKRDIEDFQTLVNLFEMMHIDNIKPLKALIYPRDDLQPLVDGSSKKRVNIEVLRRKNVLLLISTLDISQDELSILEQIYNESRLHPTRQDIQYEVVWIPIVDRSVQWTDPMQKQFEALQSGMPWYTVYHPSLIGKAVMRFIRERWHFRNKPILVVLDPQGKVVSPNAIHMMWIWGSNAFPFTSLREEALWRDETWRLELLVNGIDQTILNWVKEEKYIFLYGGDDIEWIRKFTNAARAVSVEAKIPMEMVYVGKGSKRDKVRRVIATITLEKLSTSWQDQTMIWFFWTRLESMLFSKIQLGKADDHFDPMVQEIKKLLTYDREGGWAVLSKGSSVVVNGHGNTMLPTLLEYDSWKQNVSLHGFDLAFKNHHDMLRGISHPCSRFEFSHVAGKIPEGMRCPECHRGMEKYTTFLCCHDEGILSILQ, from the exons ATGATGCCAACTGGTTCTTCGCAGCAATCCAACGTTGCTAGTTCTGCACAGCAACCCACTCGGGCTAACAATCCATTGCAGGTTCCGTTTCC GCAACCCAACCAACAATTGGGTTCTTTG CAGCAACCCAACCAACAATTGGGTTCTTTGCAGCAATCCACCCAACTTGGTCCTGTGCAGCAACCCAGCCAACTTGGTGCTTTTCCGCAACCCCGTCTGACCAGCAATGTTTTCCAAGGTTCATTAATGCAGCAACCAAGCCAATTGGGTAGTTTCCAGCCCGCCAACAAGCTGGGTTCTTTCCAGCCCAACCAACAACTGGGTTCTTTGCAGCAACAAGCTGGCCTGGCCAGCAAGTTCGCACCTAGTTCCATGCAGCAACTGATCAAAGGTGATCGAAGCATGATAACATTGTCCGATGACAGTTACATGGTGAAGCAAATTCAGGAAACCCATAATCCAGATGGACGAGAAGTTGATGCCAGACCCCTTCTTTATATTGTTGAGGACATTCTTAATCGTGCCACTTTGCCTGCTGAAGGCATCATTACAACG GGTACGCAAGCACAAATTGAAAACTTGGAGGACAAGACCCACCCAGCCAATCTCCTTGTCATGCTTGATGCTCTGTCTTATACAATTGATCGAATTGCTTCCGAG ATAGCATACAAGGCTTTCAGTGGCATGGATGCACACCAAACGACACTCTCAATATTTAACATGGTATCTCCCTTTGCATGGGATGCTAAGCTAGTGCTGGCCGTAGCGGCTTTTGCTTTGAACTATGGAGAATTCTGGCTCCTTGCCCAGATGTACTCAACAAACAACCTTGCCAAATCAATGGCGCTCCTGAGGCAGGTACCTAGCCTCATTGAGCATGCAGGCATACTAAAACCCCGATTGGATGCACTTAATGATCTACTTAGGTCGATAATGGAAGTGAGCCGTTGTGTGGTTGAGTTTAAAGAACTACCATCCATGTATATCACCCAAGATGTACCTGCATTAGCCTCAGCCTGGGCACATGTTCCAACAGCTGTCTACTGGACCATAAGGAGTATTGTGGCTTGCGCAGCTCAAATTAGTAGCTTCGCAAGCTTGGGTTACGA GTTTGTGACATCCGGCACAGAATCATGGGAGCTATCCACCCTAGCTCACAAGCTCAAAACCATACGAGACCATCTCAAGAAGCAGCTGGAAATATGCTACCAATACATAG AGGAGAAAAGGGACATTGAAGATTTTCAAACGCTTGTCAATCTTTTTGAGATGATGCACATTGACAACATAAAGCCTCTCAAGGCGTTGATTTACCCAAGGGATGATCTGCAGCCTCTTGTAGATGGTTCCTCCAAGAAAAGG GTTAACATAGAGGTTCTTAGGAGGAAGAATGTGTTATTGCTCATTTCGACCCTTGACATCTCCCAAGACGAGCTTTCAATTCTGGAACAAATTTACAATGAGTCCAGGCTCCACCCAACGAGGCAAGACATTCAATATGAGGTTGTGTGGATCCCGATTGTGGATCGTTCCGTCCAGTGGACTGATCCCATGCAAAAACAGTTTGAGGCCCTACAGTCTGGCATGCCATGGTACACGGTGTACCACCCTTCCTTGATAGGGAAGGCGGTGATGAGGTTCATCAGGGAAAGGTGGCACTTCAGGAATAAGCCAATCCTTGTGGTGCTAGACCCTCAAGGAAAAGTGGTGTCTCCTAATGCAATCCACATGATGTGGATTTGGGGAAGTAATGCCTTCCCTTTCACTAGCTTGAGGGAAGAAGCTCTCTGGAGGGATGAGACTTGGAGGCTTGAGCTGTTAGTGAATGGCATTGACCAAACAATACTGAACTGG gttaaagaagaaaaatacattttcttgTATGGAGGAGATGACATTGAATGGATTCGAAAATTTACAAACGCAGCACGCGCTGTTTCGGTGGAAGCGAAAATACCCATGGAGATGGTCTACGTTGGAAAAGGTAGCAAAAGGGATAAAGTCCGGCGAGTCATAGCGACCATCACATTAGAGAAGCTGAGTACCAGCTGGCAAGACCAAACCATGATATGGTTCTTCTGGACCCGCCTTGAAAGCATGTTGTTCTCCAAGATTCAACTAGGAAAGGCTGACGACCACTTCGATCCCATGGTGCAAGAGATCAAGAAGCTGCTTACCTACGACAGAGAAGGCGGTTGGGCTGTGCTCAGCAAAGGGTCTAGCGTGGTGGTAAATGGGCATGGGAACACAATGCTGCCCACTTTGTTGGAGTATGATTCATGGAAGCAGAATGTTTCCCTACATGGCTTTGATTTGGCTTTCAAGAACCACCATGACATGCTTCGTGGTATTTCTCACCCCTGCTCTCGCTTTGAGTTCTCGCATGTTGCCGGAAAGATCCCGGAAGGCATGAGATGCCCCGAGTGTCACCGCGGCATGGAGAAATACACTACTTTCCTCTGCTGCCATGATGAGGGCATTCTAAGCATTCTGCAGTAG
- the LOC121251134 gene encoding protein SIEVE ELEMENT OCCLUSION B-like isoform X2: MMPTGSSQQSNVASSAQQPTRANNPLQVPFPQPTQQLGSYQQPNQQLGSLQQPNQQLGSLQQSTQLGPVQQPSQLGAFPQPRLTSNVFQGSLMQQPSQLGSFQPANKLGSFQPNQQLGSLQQQAGLASKFAPSSMQQLIKGDRSMITLSDDSYMVKQIQETHNPDGREVDARPLLYIVEDILNRATLPAEGIITTGTQAQIENLEDKTHPANLLVMLDALSYTIDRIASEIAYKAFSGMDAHQTTLSIFNMVSPFAWDAKLVLAVAAFALNYGEFWLLAQMYSTNNLAKSMALLRQVPSLIEHAGILKPRLDALNDLLRSIMEVSRCVVEFKELPSMYITQDVPALASAWAHVPTAVYWTIRSIVACAAQISSFASLGYEFVTSGTESWELSTLAHKLKTIRDHLKKQLEICYQYIEEKRDIEDFQTLVNLFEMMHIDNIKPLKALIYPRDDLQPLVDGSSKKRVNIEVLRRKNVLLLISTLDISQDELSILEQIYNESRLHPTRQDIQYEVVWIPIVDRSVQWTDPMQKQFEALQSGMPWYTVYHPSLIGKAVMRFIRERWHFRNKPILVVLDPQGKVVSPNAIHMMWIWGSNAFPFTSLREEALWRDETWRLELLVNGIDQTILNWVKEEKYIFLYGGDDIEWIRKFTNAARAVSVEAKIPMEMVYVGKGSKRDKVRRVIATITLEKLSTSWQDQTMIWFFWTRLESMLFSKIQLGKADDHFDPMVQEIKKLLTYDREGGWAVLSKGSSVVVNGHGNTMLPTLLEYDSWKQNVSLHGFDLAFKNHHDMLRGISHPCSRFEFSHVAGKIPEGMRCPECHRGMEKYTTFLCCHDEGILSILQ, translated from the exons ATGATGCCAACTGGTTCTTCGCAGCAATCCAACGTTGCTAGTTCTGCACAGCAACCCACTCGGGCTAACAATCCATTGCAGGTTCCGTTTCCGCAACCCACCCAGCAGCTGGGTTCATATCAGCAACCCAACCAACAATTGGGTTCTTTG CAGCAACCCAACCAACAATTGGGTTCTTTGCAGCAATCCACCCAACTTGGTCCTGTGCAGCAACCCAGCCAACTTGGTGCTTTTCCGCAACCCCGTCTGACCAGCAATGTTTTCCAAGGTTCATTAATGCAGCAACCAAGCCAATTGGGTAGTTTCCAGCCCGCCAACAAGCTGGGTTCTTTCCAGCCCAACCAACAACTGGGTTCTTTGCAGCAACAAGCTGGCCTGGCCAGCAAGTTCGCACCTAGTTCCATGCAGCAACTGATCAAAGGTGATCGAAGCATGATAACATTGTCCGATGACAGTTACATGGTGAAGCAAATTCAGGAAACCCATAATCCAGATGGACGAGAAGTTGATGCCAGACCCCTTCTTTATATTGTTGAGGACATTCTTAATCGTGCCACTTTGCCTGCTGAAGGCATCATTACAACG GGTACGCAAGCACAAATTGAAAACTTGGAGGACAAGACCCACCCAGCCAATCTCCTTGTCATGCTTGATGCTCTGTCTTATACAATTGATCGAATTGCTTCCGAG ATAGCATACAAGGCTTTCAGTGGCATGGATGCACACCAAACGACACTCTCAATATTTAACATGGTATCTCCCTTTGCATGGGATGCTAAGCTAGTGCTGGCCGTAGCGGCTTTTGCTTTGAACTATGGAGAATTCTGGCTCCTTGCCCAGATGTACTCAACAAACAACCTTGCCAAATCAATGGCGCTCCTGAGGCAGGTACCTAGCCTCATTGAGCATGCAGGCATACTAAAACCCCGATTGGATGCACTTAATGATCTACTTAGGTCGATAATGGAAGTGAGCCGTTGTGTGGTTGAGTTTAAAGAACTACCATCCATGTATATCACCCAAGATGTACCTGCATTAGCCTCAGCCTGGGCACATGTTCCAACAGCTGTCTACTGGACCATAAGGAGTATTGTGGCTTGCGCAGCTCAAATTAGTAGCTTCGCAAGCTTGGGTTACGA GTTTGTGACATCCGGCACAGAATCATGGGAGCTATCCACCCTAGCTCACAAGCTCAAAACCATACGAGACCATCTCAAGAAGCAGCTGGAAATATGCTACCAATACATAG AGGAGAAAAGGGACATTGAAGATTTTCAAACGCTTGTCAATCTTTTTGAGATGATGCACATTGACAACATAAAGCCTCTCAAGGCGTTGATTTACCCAAGGGATGATCTGCAGCCTCTTGTAGATGGTTCCTCCAAGAAAAGG GTTAACATAGAGGTTCTTAGGAGGAAGAATGTGTTATTGCTCATTTCGACCCTTGACATCTCCCAAGACGAGCTTTCAATTCTGGAACAAATTTACAATGAGTCCAGGCTCCACCCAACGAGGCAAGACATTCAATATGAGGTTGTGTGGATCCCGATTGTGGATCGTTCCGTCCAGTGGACTGATCCCATGCAAAAACAGTTTGAGGCCCTACAGTCTGGCATGCCATGGTACACGGTGTACCACCCTTCCTTGATAGGGAAGGCGGTGATGAGGTTCATCAGGGAAAGGTGGCACTTCAGGAATAAGCCAATCCTTGTGGTGCTAGACCCTCAAGGAAAAGTGGTGTCTCCTAATGCAATCCACATGATGTGGATTTGGGGAAGTAATGCCTTCCCTTTCACTAGCTTGAGGGAAGAAGCTCTCTGGAGGGATGAGACTTGGAGGCTTGAGCTGTTAGTGAATGGCATTGACCAAACAATACTGAACTGG gttaaagaagaaaaatacattttcttgTATGGAGGAGATGACATTGAATGGATTCGAAAATTTACAAACGCAGCACGCGCTGTTTCGGTGGAAGCGAAAATACCCATGGAGATGGTCTACGTTGGAAAAGGTAGCAAAAGGGATAAAGTCCGGCGAGTCATAGCGACCATCACATTAGAGAAGCTGAGTACCAGCTGGCAAGACCAAACCATGATATGGTTCTTCTGGACCCGCCTTGAAAGCATGTTGTTCTCCAAGATTCAACTAGGAAAGGCTGACGACCACTTCGATCCCATGGTGCAAGAGATCAAGAAGCTGCTTACCTACGACAGAGAAGGCGGTTGGGCTGTGCTCAGCAAAGGGTCTAGCGTGGTGGTAAATGGGCATGGGAACACAATGCTGCCCACTTTGTTGGAGTATGATTCATGGAAGCAGAATGTTTCCCTACATGGCTTTGATTTGGCTTTCAAGAACCACCATGACATGCTTCGTGGTATTTCTCACCCCTGCTCTCGCTTTGAGTTCTCGCATGTTGCCGGAAAGATCCCGGAAGGCATGAGATGCCCCGAGTGTCACCGCGGCATGGAGAAATACACTACTTTCCTCTGCTGCCATGATGAGGGCATTCTAAGCATTCTGCAGTAG
- the LOC121251134 gene encoding protein SIEVE ELEMENT OCCLUSION B-like isoform X1 — MMPTGSSQQSNVASSAQQPTRANNPLQVPFPQPTQQLGSYQQPNQQLGSLQQPTQQLGSYQQPNQQLGSLQQSTQLGPVQQPSQLGAFPQPRLTSNVFQGSLMQQPSQLGSFQPANKLGSFQPNQQLGSLQQQAGLASKFAPSSMQQLIKGDRSMITLSDDSYMVKQIQETHNPDGREVDARPLLYIVEDILNRATLPAEGIITTGTQAQIENLEDKTHPANLLVMLDALSYTIDRIASEIAYKAFSGMDAHQTTLSIFNMVSPFAWDAKLVLAVAAFALNYGEFWLLAQMYSTNNLAKSMALLRQVPSLIEHAGILKPRLDALNDLLRSIMEVSRCVVEFKELPSMYITQDVPALASAWAHVPTAVYWTIRSIVACAAQISSFASLGYEFVTSGTESWELSTLAHKLKTIRDHLKKQLEICYQYIEEKRDIEDFQTLVNLFEMMHIDNIKPLKALIYPRDDLQPLVDGSSKKRVNIEVLRRKNVLLLISTLDISQDELSILEQIYNESRLHPTRQDIQYEVVWIPIVDRSVQWTDPMQKQFEALQSGMPWYTVYHPSLIGKAVMRFIRERWHFRNKPILVVLDPQGKVVSPNAIHMMWIWGSNAFPFTSLREEALWRDETWRLELLVNGIDQTILNWVKEEKYIFLYGGDDIEWIRKFTNAARAVSVEAKIPMEMVYVGKGSKRDKVRRVIATITLEKLSTSWQDQTMIWFFWTRLESMLFSKIQLGKADDHFDPMVQEIKKLLTYDREGGWAVLSKGSSVVVNGHGNTMLPTLLEYDSWKQNVSLHGFDLAFKNHHDMLRGISHPCSRFEFSHVAGKIPEGMRCPECHRGMEKYTTFLCCHDEGILSILQ; from the exons ATGATGCCAACTGGTTCTTCGCAGCAATCCAACGTTGCTAGTTCTGCACAGCAACCCACTCGGGCTAACAATCCATTGCAGGTTCCGTTTCCGCAACCCACCCAGCAGCTGGGTTCATATCAGCAACCCAACCAACAATTGGGTTCTTTGCAGCAACCCACCCAGCAGCTGGGTTCATATCAGCAACCCAACCAACAATTGGGTTCTTTGCAGCAATCCACCCAACTTGGTCCTGTGCAGCAACCCAGCCAACTTGGTGCTTTTCCGCAACCCCGTCTGACCAGCAATGTTTTCCAAGGTTCATTAATGCAGCAACCAAGCCAATTGGGTAGTTTCCAGCCCGCCAACAAGCTGGGTTCTTTCCAGCCCAACCAACAACTGGGTTCTTTGCAGCAACAAGCTGGCCTGGCCAGCAAGTTCGCACCTAGTTCCATGCAGCAACTGATCAAAGGTGATCGAAGCATGATAACATTGTCCGATGACAGTTACATGGTGAAGCAAATTCAGGAAACCCATAATCCAGATGGACGAGAAGTTGATGCCAGACCCCTTCTTTATATTGTTGAGGACATTCTTAATCGTGCCACTTTGCCTGCTGAAGGCATCATTACAACG GGTACGCAAGCACAAATTGAAAACTTGGAGGACAAGACCCACCCAGCCAATCTCCTTGTCATGCTTGATGCTCTGTCTTATACAATTGATCGAATTGCTTCCGAG ATAGCATACAAGGCTTTCAGTGGCATGGATGCACACCAAACGACACTCTCAATATTTAACATGGTATCTCCCTTTGCATGGGATGCTAAGCTAGTGCTGGCCGTAGCGGCTTTTGCTTTGAACTATGGAGAATTCTGGCTCCTTGCCCAGATGTACTCAACAAACAACCTTGCCAAATCAATGGCGCTCCTGAGGCAGGTACCTAGCCTCATTGAGCATGCAGGCATACTAAAACCCCGATTGGATGCACTTAATGATCTACTTAGGTCGATAATGGAAGTGAGCCGTTGTGTGGTTGAGTTTAAAGAACTACCATCCATGTATATCACCCAAGATGTACCTGCATTAGCCTCAGCCTGGGCACATGTTCCAACAGCTGTCTACTGGACCATAAGGAGTATTGTGGCTTGCGCAGCTCAAATTAGTAGCTTCGCAAGCTTGGGTTACGA GTTTGTGACATCCGGCACAGAATCATGGGAGCTATCCACCCTAGCTCACAAGCTCAAAACCATACGAGACCATCTCAAGAAGCAGCTGGAAATATGCTACCAATACATAG AGGAGAAAAGGGACATTGAAGATTTTCAAACGCTTGTCAATCTTTTTGAGATGATGCACATTGACAACATAAAGCCTCTCAAGGCGTTGATTTACCCAAGGGATGATCTGCAGCCTCTTGTAGATGGTTCCTCCAAGAAAAGG GTTAACATAGAGGTTCTTAGGAGGAAGAATGTGTTATTGCTCATTTCGACCCTTGACATCTCCCAAGACGAGCTTTCAATTCTGGAACAAATTTACAATGAGTCCAGGCTCCACCCAACGAGGCAAGACATTCAATATGAGGTTGTGTGGATCCCGATTGTGGATCGTTCCGTCCAGTGGACTGATCCCATGCAAAAACAGTTTGAGGCCCTACAGTCTGGCATGCCATGGTACACGGTGTACCACCCTTCCTTGATAGGGAAGGCGGTGATGAGGTTCATCAGGGAAAGGTGGCACTTCAGGAATAAGCCAATCCTTGTGGTGCTAGACCCTCAAGGAAAAGTGGTGTCTCCTAATGCAATCCACATGATGTGGATTTGGGGAAGTAATGCCTTCCCTTTCACTAGCTTGAGGGAAGAAGCTCTCTGGAGGGATGAGACTTGGAGGCTTGAGCTGTTAGTGAATGGCATTGACCAAACAATACTGAACTGG gttaaagaagaaaaatacattttcttgTATGGAGGAGATGACATTGAATGGATTCGAAAATTTACAAACGCAGCACGCGCTGTTTCGGTGGAAGCGAAAATACCCATGGAGATGGTCTACGTTGGAAAAGGTAGCAAAAGGGATAAAGTCCGGCGAGTCATAGCGACCATCACATTAGAGAAGCTGAGTACCAGCTGGCAAGACCAAACCATGATATGGTTCTTCTGGACCCGCCTTGAAAGCATGTTGTTCTCCAAGATTCAACTAGGAAAGGCTGACGACCACTTCGATCCCATGGTGCAAGAGATCAAGAAGCTGCTTACCTACGACAGAGAAGGCGGTTGGGCTGTGCTCAGCAAAGGGTCTAGCGTGGTGGTAAATGGGCATGGGAACACAATGCTGCCCACTTTGTTGGAGTATGATTCATGGAAGCAGAATGTTTCCCTACATGGCTTTGATTTGGCTTTCAAGAACCACCATGACATGCTTCGTGGTATTTCTCACCCCTGCTCTCGCTTTGAGTTCTCGCATGTTGCCGGAAAGATCCCGGAAGGCATGAGATGCCCCGAGTGTCACCGCGGCATGGAGAAATACACTACTTTCCTCTGCTGCCATGATGAGGGCATTCTAAGCATTCTGCAGTAG
- the LOC121251134 gene encoding protein SIEVE ELEMENT OCCLUSION B-like isoform X3 has product MMPTGSSQQSNVASSAQQPTRANNPLQVPFPQPNQQLGSLQQPTQQLGSYQQPNQQLGSLQQSTQLGPVQQPSQLGAFPQPRLTSNVFQGSLMQQPSQLGSFQPANKLGSFQPNQQLGSLQQQAGLASKFAPSSMQQLIKGDRSMITLSDDSYMVKQIQETHNPDGREVDARPLLYIVEDILNRATLPAEGIITTGTQAQIENLEDKTHPANLLVMLDALSYTIDRIASEIAYKAFSGMDAHQTTLSIFNMVSPFAWDAKLVLAVAAFALNYGEFWLLAQMYSTNNLAKSMALLRQVPSLIEHAGILKPRLDALNDLLRSIMEVSRCVVEFKELPSMYITQDVPALASAWAHVPTAVYWTIRSIVACAAQISSFASLGYEFVTSGTESWELSTLAHKLKTIRDHLKKQLEICYQYIEEKRDIEDFQTLVNLFEMMHIDNIKPLKALIYPRDDLQPLVDGSSKKRVNIEVLRRKNVLLLISTLDISQDELSILEQIYNESRLHPTRQDIQYEVVWIPIVDRSVQWTDPMQKQFEALQSGMPWYTVYHPSLIGKAVMRFIRERWHFRNKPILVVLDPQGKVVSPNAIHMMWIWGSNAFPFTSLREEALWRDETWRLELLVNGIDQTILNWVKEEKYIFLYGGDDIEWIRKFTNAARAVSVEAKIPMEMVYVGKGSKRDKVRRVIATITLEKLSTSWQDQTMIWFFWTRLESMLFSKIQLGKADDHFDPMVQEIKKLLTYDREGGWAVLSKGSSVVVNGHGNTMLPTLLEYDSWKQNVSLHGFDLAFKNHHDMLRGISHPCSRFEFSHVAGKIPEGMRCPECHRGMEKYTTFLCCHDEGILSILQ; this is encoded by the exons ATGATGCCAACTGGTTCTTCGCAGCAATCCAACGTTGCTAGTTCTGCACAGCAACCCACTCGGGCTAACAATCCATTGCAGGTTCCGTTTCC GCAACCCAACCAACAATTGGGTTCTTTGCAGCAACCCACCCAGCAGCTGGGTTCATATCAGCAACCCAACCAACAATTGGGTTCTTTGCAGCAATCCACCCAACTTGGTCCTGTGCAGCAACCCAGCCAACTTGGTGCTTTTCCGCAACCCCGTCTGACCAGCAATGTTTTCCAAGGTTCATTAATGCAGCAACCAAGCCAATTGGGTAGTTTCCAGCCCGCCAACAAGCTGGGTTCTTTCCAGCCCAACCAACAACTGGGTTCTTTGCAGCAACAAGCTGGCCTGGCCAGCAAGTTCGCACCTAGTTCCATGCAGCAACTGATCAAAGGTGATCGAAGCATGATAACATTGTCCGATGACAGTTACATGGTGAAGCAAATTCAGGAAACCCATAATCCAGATGGACGAGAAGTTGATGCCAGACCCCTTCTTTATATTGTTGAGGACATTCTTAATCGTGCCACTTTGCCTGCTGAAGGCATCATTACAACG GGTACGCAAGCACAAATTGAAAACTTGGAGGACAAGACCCACCCAGCCAATCTCCTTGTCATGCTTGATGCTCTGTCTTATACAATTGATCGAATTGCTTCCGAG ATAGCATACAAGGCTTTCAGTGGCATGGATGCACACCAAACGACACTCTCAATATTTAACATGGTATCTCCCTTTGCATGGGATGCTAAGCTAGTGCTGGCCGTAGCGGCTTTTGCTTTGAACTATGGAGAATTCTGGCTCCTTGCCCAGATGTACTCAACAAACAACCTTGCCAAATCAATGGCGCTCCTGAGGCAGGTACCTAGCCTCATTGAGCATGCAGGCATACTAAAACCCCGATTGGATGCACTTAATGATCTACTTAGGTCGATAATGGAAGTGAGCCGTTGTGTGGTTGAGTTTAAAGAACTACCATCCATGTATATCACCCAAGATGTACCTGCATTAGCCTCAGCCTGGGCACATGTTCCAACAGCTGTCTACTGGACCATAAGGAGTATTGTGGCTTGCGCAGCTCAAATTAGTAGCTTCGCAAGCTTGGGTTACGA GTTTGTGACATCCGGCACAGAATCATGGGAGCTATCCACCCTAGCTCACAAGCTCAAAACCATACGAGACCATCTCAAGAAGCAGCTGGAAATATGCTACCAATACATAG AGGAGAAAAGGGACATTGAAGATTTTCAAACGCTTGTCAATCTTTTTGAGATGATGCACATTGACAACATAAAGCCTCTCAAGGCGTTGATTTACCCAAGGGATGATCTGCAGCCTCTTGTAGATGGTTCCTCCAAGAAAAGG GTTAACATAGAGGTTCTTAGGAGGAAGAATGTGTTATTGCTCATTTCGACCCTTGACATCTCCCAAGACGAGCTTTCAATTCTGGAACAAATTTACAATGAGTCCAGGCTCCACCCAACGAGGCAAGACATTCAATATGAGGTTGTGTGGATCCCGATTGTGGATCGTTCCGTCCAGTGGACTGATCCCATGCAAAAACAGTTTGAGGCCCTACAGTCTGGCATGCCATGGTACACGGTGTACCACCCTTCCTTGATAGGGAAGGCGGTGATGAGGTTCATCAGGGAAAGGTGGCACTTCAGGAATAAGCCAATCCTTGTGGTGCTAGACCCTCAAGGAAAAGTGGTGTCTCCTAATGCAATCCACATGATGTGGATTTGGGGAAGTAATGCCTTCCCTTTCACTAGCTTGAGGGAAGAAGCTCTCTGGAGGGATGAGACTTGGAGGCTTGAGCTGTTAGTGAATGGCATTGACCAAACAATACTGAACTGG gttaaagaagaaaaatacattttcttgTATGGAGGAGATGACATTGAATGGATTCGAAAATTTACAAACGCAGCACGCGCTGTTTCGGTGGAAGCGAAAATACCCATGGAGATGGTCTACGTTGGAAAAGGTAGCAAAAGGGATAAAGTCCGGCGAGTCATAGCGACCATCACATTAGAGAAGCTGAGTACCAGCTGGCAAGACCAAACCATGATATGGTTCTTCTGGACCCGCCTTGAAAGCATGTTGTTCTCCAAGATTCAACTAGGAAAGGCTGACGACCACTTCGATCCCATGGTGCAAGAGATCAAGAAGCTGCTTACCTACGACAGAGAAGGCGGTTGGGCTGTGCTCAGCAAAGGGTCTAGCGTGGTGGTAAATGGGCATGGGAACACAATGCTGCCCACTTTGTTGGAGTATGATTCATGGAAGCAGAATGTTTCCCTACATGGCTTTGATTTGGCTTTCAAGAACCACCATGACATGCTTCGTGGTATTTCTCACCCCTGCTCTCGCTTTGAGTTCTCGCATGTTGCCGGAAAGATCCCGGAAGGCATGAGATGCCCCGAGTGTCACCGCGGCATGGAGAAATACACTACTTTCCTCTGCTGCCATGATGAGGGCATTCTAAGCATTCTGCAGTAG
- the LOC121251142 gene encoding uncharacterized protein LOC121251142, whose product MASGFHKLLRKSPAARFIAALQNPHAPNPTASLIFSQTRIEPTDPTPFLGSSKAENLTHSEFSRIYPSFPFGFYLNPICSSLSVPSEAEDAALGDCGTVWADSVKKKRKRKMNKHKYQKLRRRLRRQT is encoded by the coding sequence ATGGCTTCAGGATTCCACAAGCTCCTCAGAAAATCGCCAGCCGCAAGATTCATCGCCGCTTTGCAAAATCCACATGCCCCGAATCCTACagcatctcttattttttcccAGACCCGCATCGAACCCACCGATCCAACCCCGTTTCTGGGTTCATCCAAAGCAGAGAACTTGACCCATTCCGAGTTTTCGAGGATTTACCCCAGCTTCCCATTTGGGTTTTACCTGAACCCGATTTGCTCAAGTTTGTCGGTCCCGTCCGAGGCAGAGGACGCGGCGCTTGGTGATTGCGGGACCGTCTGGGCGGATAgtgtgaagaagaagaggaagagaaagatgaaCAAGCACAAGTACCAGAAACTGAGGAGGCGTCTCAGGAGGCAGACTTAG